The following are encoded in a window of Risungbinella massiliensis genomic DNA:
- a CDS encoding penicillin acylase family protein, with the protein MLAILLLTTTVFGASFYWMNQKLPQVVGELTISGLMAPVQVIRDERGVPHIIAQNDHDLYLAQGYVTAQDRLFQMDLSRRQASGQLSELFGESALNQDKYFRTLGLRRAAEASYQAYSDSSKQILQWYADGVNAFIQQGNLPVEFTLLNYQPMRWTPIDSLTIGKFMAFELGGHWEEQAFRSYLLQTFPEDKAKELMPTHSLNTPTIIPKDELDLAKAFAHVTTNNPLNGSNDWVISGTKTASGKPILADDPHLGLNTPSIWYQTHLQGPEVNVSGVIFAGIPGIILGHNEHIAWGVTNTGPDVQDLYIEKRNPDNPNQFLYQNQWETATIIQEPIKVKGEPTVPYQVTITRHGPVISEFADEVGKNTVLSLKWTALEPSKELEAVLNMNKAKNWEQFEKALTDFHAPMQNFVFASTDGTISYKANGKLPIRKKGDSLLPVPGWTDEYEWTGYVPFDQLPKIINPKQGFIVTANNKVIDDSYPYHITHNWLLPYRAMRITEVLQGKENITANEMQQLQMDVVNIQARELTPILLERLDQKKMTSLEQEGFHQLQSWSYEDQAELASPLIYHRLLYHLEQIIFQDQITPEMIKLFRNKEFVLDSLIRRAHLGQNISWFEEKQGFDAVVQNAFTKAINEIVTLQGTHSQDWNWGDFHQIQFNHPLSAAWYLSPLYSGSKVYPTSGSQHTVKAMSYDHKTGMVYHGASWRYVIDMANSTVAYHILGPGQSGNVLSRWYDNQADDWILGKYHPVILQETSGRKLILQPK; encoded by the coding sequence ATGCTAGCGATTTTGTTACTTACAACCACCGTTTTTGGTGCCAGTTTCTACTGGATGAATCAGAAACTTCCTCAAGTCGTAGGAGAGCTCACTATTTCTGGTCTGATGGCGCCAGTTCAAGTGATTCGTGATGAAAGAGGAGTTCCACACATTATTGCCCAAAATGATCACGATCTCTATCTTGCACAAGGTTATGTGACTGCCCAAGACCGTCTATTCCAAATGGATCTAAGCCGTAGACAAGCATCAGGACAGCTTAGTGAATTATTTGGAGAATCTGCACTAAATCAGGATAAATACTTTCGCACGTTAGGATTACGAAGAGCAGCAGAAGCCTCCTACCAAGCTTATTCAGACTCCTCCAAACAAATTTTGCAGTGGTACGCTGATGGGGTAAACGCCTTTATCCAACAAGGAAATCTGCCTGTTGAGTTTACATTGCTAAATTACCAGCCAATGAGATGGACTCCTATCGATTCCTTGACTATCGGAAAATTTATGGCATTTGAGTTAGGAGGACACTGGGAAGAACAAGCTTTTCGTTCGTATTTATTACAAACATTCCCAGAAGACAAAGCAAAAGAGCTGATGCCAACACATTCTTTAAACACCCCTACTATTATTCCAAAAGACGAGCTCGATTTGGCAAAAGCATTCGCTCATGTTACGACAAATAATCCACTTAACGGAAGCAATGACTGGGTGATCAGTGGTACCAAAACAGCTTCTGGTAAGCCAATCTTAGCAGATGACCCTCATCTCGGGCTAAACACCCCATCTATTTGGTATCAAACACATCTCCAAGGACCAGAAGTCAATGTAAGTGGTGTTATTTTTGCTGGTATCCCTGGTATTATCTTAGGGCATAACGAACATATCGCATGGGGAGTAACCAATACTGGTCCAGACGTTCAAGACTTATATATCGAAAAGCGCAATCCAGACAATCCAAATCAATTCCTTTATCAAAATCAATGGGAAACAGCAACGATCATCCAAGAACCGATCAAAGTAAAAGGAGAACCAACCGTCCCATATCAAGTGACCATTACACGGCATGGACCTGTTATCTCTGAGTTTGCTGATGAGGTTGGAAAGAATACGGTTCTCTCTCTCAAATGGACAGCGCTTGAGCCTTCTAAAGAACTAGAAGCAGTGTTAAATATGAATAAGGCAAAAAATTGGGAGCAATTCGAGAAAGCGTTAACCGATTTTCATGCTCCCATGCAGAATTTTGTATTCGCTAGTACTGATGGTACCATTTCTTACAAAGCAAACGGGAAGTTACCAATCCGTAAAAAAGGAGATAGCCTTCTTCCTGTCCCAGGTTGGACGGATGAATATGAGTGGACAGGATATGTACCATTTGATCAACTACCAAAAATAATCAATCCTAAACAAGGATTTATCGTAACAGCTAATAATAAAGTAATCGATGATTCTTATCCATACCACATTACACACAACTGGTTACTTCCCTATCGAGCCATGCGGATCACCGAAGTATTGCAAGGAAAAGAGAACATCACGGCAAACGAGATGCAACAATTGCAAATGGATGTAGTAAACATACAGGCTCGCGAATTAACACCTATTCTTCTGGAACGATTAGATCAAAAAAAGATGACTTCGTTGGAACAAGAAGGTTTTCATCAGTTACAAAGCTGGTCTTATGAGGATCAAGCAGAACTGGCATCCCCTCTAATTTATCATCGTTTGCTATATCATCTAGAACAAATCATTTTCCAAGACCAAATCACTCCAGAGATGATAAAACTCTTTCGTAATAAGGAGTTTGTACTAGATAGTTTGATTCGCAGAGCCCATCTTGGTCAGAACATCTCGTGGTTTGAAGAAAAACAGGGCTTTGATGCAGTAGTACAAAATGCTTTCACGAAAGCAATTAATGAGATTGTGACCTTACAAGGTACCCATAGCCAAGATTGGAACTGGGGAGATTTTCATCAAATCCAATTCAATCATCCACTCTCCGCCGCATGGTATCTATCCCCACTATACAGTGGAAGTAAAGTCTACCCTACTTCGGGTAGCCAACACACGGTGAAAGCGATGAGTTATGATCACAAAACAGGAATGGTATATCATGGAGCTTCGTGGCGCTATGTTATCGATATGGCAAATTCAACGGTTGCCTATCATATACTAGGTCCTGGTCAGTCGGGCAATGTTCTCAGTAGATGGTACGATAACCAAGCTGATGACTGGATTCTAGGCAAATATCATCCGGTCATCCTTCAAGAAACTTCTGGGAGAAAACTGATCCTCCAACCAAAATAG
- a CDS encoding CPBP family intramembrane glutamic endopeptidase, whose translation MINQPILRNMICLCLFAFLLIFTQTDNYILLAILGISAIVLFYLSDKQVRFFIITIASFGIGFFLYLQAISTSTLDAQSKELTIFLKRLSLLFIILPLVLVSFFNKLPFIQYWKKPKWNEMVSFPLMWSGFHQTKIKHFLLIAITINILSFAPFMVVKGWGYFQEVWLIALIFPFTNAILEELIWRGVLLSRFSEQFGDKWAVVITSLGFGLQHYSLGFSWGLCIAFATGGFFYGALTIKSGSIFPTIIWHIALNILMVFGGMIV comes from the coding sequence ATGATAAATCAGCCTATACTCCGTAATATGATCTGTTTATGTTTGTTTGCATTTCTTCTTATTTTCACTCAGACAGATAACTATATCCTTTTAGCCATATTAGGTATTAGTGCTATTGTTCTTTTCTACCTATCCGATAAGCAGGTAAGGTTCTTTATCATTACCATTGCATCATTTGGTATCGGATTTTTTCTCTATTTGCAAGCCATTTCTACTTCGACCCTCGATGCTCAATCAAAGGAATTAACTATTTTCCTAAAAAGATTATCACTACTTTTCATAATATTACCCTTGGTCCTCGTTTCTTTTTTCAACAAACTACCATTCATCCAATATTGGAAAAAGCCCAAATGGAATGAAATGGTTTCTTTCCCTCTCATGTGGTCTGGTTTTCATCAAACCAAGATAAAGCATTTTCTTCTGATTGCGATTACGATTAACATATTGTCCTTTGCCCCTTTTATGGTCGTAAAGGGATGGGGATATTTTCAAGAAGTCTGGTTGATCGCACTTATTTTTCCCTTTACCAACGCCATTCTGGAAGAATTAATCTGGAGAGGAGTTCTATTAAGTCGTTTCTCAGAACAGTTTGGTGATAAATGGGCTGTTGTGATCACCAGCTTAGGATTTGGCTTGCAACACTATTCACTTGGCTTTTCGTGGGGTCTCTGTATCGCTTTTGCTACTGGAGGGTTCTTTTACGGAGCGTTAACTATTAAATCCGGCAGTATTTTCCCCACCATTATATGGCATATTGCGCTAAATATCTTAATGGTTTTTGGTGGTATGATCGTGTAG
- a CDS encoding trypsin-like serine peptidase — protein MLKTIFAIPFIVVLFVIFTFARPYLAELFRLWHMNRALKKRIEDQVISQLLQAKNSSSNTKTHDSNTIFINFLSLREDHRRPITTSHTPEAKATCRLTWSVDDGASYKPYQATAFVLSPKVVITNAHCVQALDNVIHHLQIIPSINGRKYPVEQAYIYPRYNIIPSINHDLAVLVLREELPRDIATFALYPDAFYRLGREELPCHVHAYPGDKTEYTMWQEKRNVFLSHHHLYSFSYGFPGQSGAPIALEQHPFPIPTVIGVERGGIKFQGVPFSTMVNLESKHIAFIREAVGEELFADIVVY, from the coding sequence ATGTTAAAAACGATATTCGCAATACCATTTATCGTAGTACTATTCGTTATATTTACTTTTGCGAGACCGTATCTAGCAGAACTTTTTCGATTATGGCATATGAACCGCGCACTAAAAAAACGAATAGAAGATCAAGTAATCTCCCAACTCCTGCAAGCTAAAAATAGTAGTAGTAACACAAAGACACATGATTCTAACACAATTTTTATTAACTTCTTGAGTCTTCGTGAAGATCATCGCAGACCAATCACCACATCTCATACACCAGAAGCTAAAGCTACTTGTCGTCTCACTTGGAGCGTAGATGATGGAGCGTCATACAAACCCTACCAAGCTACAGCATTTGTCCTTTCACCTAAGGTAGTCATAACCAATGCCCATTGCGTTCAAGCACTCGATAATGTAATACATCATCTTCAGATTATTCCTTCAATAAACGGACGGAAGTATCCAGTGGAACAAGCTTATATCTATCCAAGATATAATATTATTCCATCTATCAACCACGATCTTGCCGTTTTAGTTCTTCGCGAGGAGCTTCCTCGAGACATCGCAACTTTTGCACTATATCCAGATGCATTTTACCGCTTAGGACGTGAAGAATTACCATGTCATGTTCATGCATATCCAGGAGATAAAACCGAATACACCATGTGGCAAGAAAAACGAAATGTATTTCTCTCCCATCACCATCTCTATTCGTTTAGCTATGGTTTTCCAGGACAAAGCGGCGCTCCTATCGCACTCGAACAACACCCCTTTCCGATTCCAACTGTCATCGGAGTGGAACGTGGCGGGATCAAGTTTCAAGGAGTCCCTTTTTCTACAATGGTAAATCTAGAATCCAAACATATCGCTTTCATCCGAGAAGCTGTAGGAGAAGAACTATTTGCTGATATCGTAGTATACTAA